The stretch of DNA aacttcagatgtgggatttagattgtatcccaacaaattatatgatattttttaggAATCTGTTTaggacaaagagagaaaaaaaagtttggaaattTTGAGGAAAATATTAAAGAGCCAACGTTGTATGTAGTAGGCttcatttgatttttggttCGATATGGTTCAAATCCGAGTAGTTCGGTTGGTTATTCAAAGATTCATTCggatatattaaaattttgttttttttttcaattatatatgttcGGTTTGGTATTTCTATTTTGGTCATTTTGTCCTGGagcaacaatatatataaagctagcaaaaaaaaaaaaaaattctgatcgCTAGATAATTTCCAGAATATTAAGCAGAGtttgtaaaaatacaaaattgttcGTAAATAATTTTGGCATTCAATTTCTAATAAATCAAGTAGACACTATAgttacatatttaaatatatatatatatatacaagataaTTTTGACAACAACTCCAAACAGTAATATAAAATCCTAATAGAAGAAGGACGACAAGGATCTCCCTATATTACATATTAAGCTGagtttttaaagatataaaattgtTCGTAATAATATGGCTCTTAAATCCTAATCAATCAAGTAAACACTATATttacatcttaaaaaaaaaaataaactagatAACTTTGAAAACAACTCCAAATACTAATATAAATCCTATCTccgtattatatatatacataacttaattatttctttctattacaaaaagaaagaaagaaagctatgctgatcgaagaagaagaggtgtcTAAAGATGTAGAGGCTGCAGAAACATTACTGATTATGAAAAGCTCAAAGCCAACGAGGGAAGAGTATCGGAGACTTAGGTTACGTATGCTTAATCATGCGGAGTGGAGAAGGTCTTTTCGAAGAAACGAAAGCTCGAGCTCGACGACGATTGCTACTGGTTCTTCTACCGTCGACATGGAGTCTATGCATAAAGAAGAAGACCTTAATGACACTAGAAACTTACATAATCTCCCTCCTAGGTTTCCTCTCAAGGAACGGAAATCTAAGAAGGCAAAAGGCAGTACAGAACCTTTTAAGTTTCCCAGGTAAGAAACCCGACGCCAGAGTGGCTGATCAGGTTGATGAGAGAAAAGAACGATGGAGACGAGGAAGACAATTCAAAGAAGATTATAGATAAAGCATTGACCAAAACGGATGTGGTTGCAAACAACAATCGTCTCTCGATACCTATCAGCCAAATTGTGGAGTTGGATTTCTTGAACCACGCGGAAGAACTTATCATTGAAAATGATGCCAATAGGCTTCCTAAAGTAGGAGTAAACGCGATACTCTTGGCTACTTATCGAACTGAAGTTAAGGAATATATCATGAGACTGAAATTATGGATGATGGGGGACTGTCCTGTATACAATTTGGTTACAAATTGGAATCAAGTGGTTAAAGATTTCAGTCTAGAGAGTAAAGATCAGATCAGCCTCTGGTCTTTCCGCTCCGAAGACCAACTCTATTTCGTTATCGTTCCTTTCTCCGCCGAGTGATTCTGGGACGATAAGGCTTCTTAAGGTTACTAAACACATAATGATGACTTGCCTGACAAGGAAGCTTGGGTTATTTCTTCTCTAAGggagtttttaggtttttttttttattttcatttatttattgttaatggAATTTTTAAGGTTTCTAATGTGgtttattttttggatttgttggttgattattagtttttttagtaGGTTTTgattattagttttaatttataatgtGGATGTTTAACGTTTCGCAATTCTACTACTAAGATACAGTAGTGTTTTTAGTAAACGagaaaattgattttattgCAACTGAtttaataagaaagaaaacacgCTCTAACTAACATTAGCATTATGACTTTTCATAATAAAACCAACACAAAAACTCCATATAtacactgattttttttatatacatatctaTAAATCAAATCCTCAAATCAATAATCTAAAAGCTTACCAATCCGGACAAATAAATCTAGACGTTTCTCTATTCTTGTGACATAAGGCAACAATAAGTATATGCCATACTGGCTTTATAGATTCAAAATTCACACATAACAGAATATAATACATAAAACCCATTGCCTGCATAAAATCCACTCTGTTGACCTTATTTCAGTTTAAAGTTAGGTGTCATTAGAAACACtaactctatatataaaaaccaaaataccaAGTTTTTCTCGTATGTTATtaggcatatatatatttttaacttaacaaacaaaaagggtttttagttttaaagcaAGGCTTGTCAACTTTACAtgcttttagttttaacattttaatatcTTTACGCTACGGAGTTGGAACTGAACTTAAACACAGGAGTTGTGTCTTGTTCACAAATACATTCCAAAGTGAATGAATCTCCTATCTTAACGCCATTAGCCTCACAAAAGCCCTTCCAACCAGATCCCAGAGCCACAAATCCATCTTTTGAGAGTAGATATGCAAAGCACTTCATTCTGTGTTGACCCAAGATAGTTATCCCCCGAGCTTGTTGATGCCATTAGCCTTCATGAACTGACTTGGaataatcttcaaaatatatatttgaataaacaCAATTCGTTACTAATTGGAGTCAAGACATAAACTAACACATCTTCGAAACAAGACTTATCTGATGAACTTACTAGCTTACAGTCTCTGACATCTTCTGGTGCGAGTGTTAATCTCACGAATCGATTATTGATTGTTGAAGACGAgtctctcctctcctctctgtTGCTAGTGGCTTTGTTTCTACTGGTAGGTTCAGCAGCAATCGACCCTTTCTCGCTATCCTTGCAAAGCTCTCCTTGCTGGCTTCTACCACTTGTGGCCTCTGTACTGAACAAACTGAGCATAGGAGTTCCGTTCTCCAAAATTGCCTCCAACGTGAATGATTCGCCGCTCTTTAAGCCGTTTGCTATAGCAAAATCTTTCCAGCCTTTTCCGATACACATCATTCCTGTTTTTCCCCGTCCAATATTGGCCTCCCACTTTGTACCATCTTTGCCAATCAAATTTATCTTCCCAGGTTTGTCCAAGCCATTCTCTCTTGTGAATGAAAATGGAAGATACTGAAACATAATTGAACGGATAACACAGTTAATAAAAGTGCAAGAGATAAAACTTAACATACCTTCTAAAATAAGAGTTGATTGATGAACTCACCCGTCTACCTGTTATGAGGTTGTCATGTCTAAGTGTTAAAGTCACGAATCGGTTCATGCTTGCTGGTAATGAGTCTCTCCTCCcttctattttgtcttttgcttTCCTGGTCTCTTTTCCACTGCTATGTCCTGCTAAAATGGACTCTTTCTCGCTATCTTTGGAATTGCTGGTTTCTATCACTTGTGGACTGTGTATTGCACAAACTTAGCATAAGAGTTCCGTTCTCCAAAATTGCCTTCAATGTGAAAGACTCGCCACACTTTATGCTGTTTGCTCTAGTGAAATGTCTCCAGCCCTTTCCGAGACACATTGTTCCTCTTTTTCCCCTTAAAAGATTTGCCTCCCACTTTGCACCATCTTCGCCAACCAGAGTTATAATACCAGGTTTGTCCAAGCCATTTGCTATTGCGAATGACAATGGAAGATACTTAAACATAATGGAACGGATAACACAGTTAATAAGAGTGCAAGAGATAAAACTTAACATACGTTCTGAAACAAGAGTTGGTTGATGAACTCACCTGTCTACCTTTAATGAGGTTGGCATGTGTTTGAGTTAAAGTCACGAAACGGTTCATACTAGCTGGTAATGAGTCTCTCCTcctttctcttttgtcttttgctttCCTCATTTTATTTCCACTACTAGGTTTTGTAGAAATCGACTCTTTCTCGAAAGCTTTGGAACACTCTCGTTGCTGACTTCTATCACTTGTGGACTGTGTACTGCACAAACTGAGCATAGGAGTTCCCTTCTCCGAAATTGCCTCCAATGTGAAAGATTTGCCGCTCGTTAAGCCGTTTGCGTTAACGAAATCTCTCCAGCCCTTTCCCAAAACCATACTTCCATTAGCTTCCCGTTTAAGACTTGCCCGCCACTTCATACCAGCTTTGCCCAACAGAGTTATCATCCCATGTTTGTCCAAGACATTTTTTCTTACGAATGACGATGGAAGatactaaaacaaaattgaacGGATAACACAGTTAAAAAGAGTGTAAGAGATAGAACTTAACTTACCCTCTGAAACAAGACTTGATCAATGAACTCACCTGTCTACCTTTTTTGAGGCTGTTATGTGTAAGTGTTAATGCCACAAACCGGTTTTGGCTTGATAAAGTTGAAACTCTAAATCTCATACGCTTCTGCTTTCTCTCCAGCTGCACACagttttctttgttgttcttgtctCCTTGTGTTCCATCGTTGACAGATTCAGTAGAACAGAAACTGAGAACTGGAGTTTCCCTGTTTCCAACTAGTTTGAAAACAAAGACGCCTCCTGCTTTTTTACCGTTTTCATTACAGAAACTTCTCCAACCTCGGGTTATGTAGAAAGTTTCAGATGATTTGTTGAACCTCAGATCCAATGGCCATGATCTTTCCCTTTCATCTGTTACAACAATCTCACTACAACTTCTTTGAAGACCAACTGAGCTTGTTAAATCTTGTGGAAGAGACTGCAACAAAAAACTTTGCTTTAGTTTCATCTACTAACCATCTTAACTATAGTATACCAAATGTGAGACAACACTTTCTTCAGTACTATCATGATTCCAATAGCATATAGGACAAATCAAATCAGACCAGACCAAAAAGAATCGAATGAAATTTGGTATTTACTTCAGTATACACACCAAAGAGAACCAAACTaaagttcaaaataaatttgGGAAACTCCATTGAAGTTAAGTTTGAACCAAAGTGCCCAACTTTAGTAACAGCAGTTTCATTGATTAAACCACAGTATGCAAAAACAACATAAAGTATAAGCACCAGAGTATCTTTATGTAGATTCCAAGCTGTGACAAGGGCAACAAAACAAGAGTggtctgatgaagaagaatcaacTTCTGTGTCTaaattgttcttcattttcttctttctcacaTGTTCTGCATCAGTAGAAAAACCAAACTTGTTAAACCTTTTAATGCTTTTCTTTCAAACtgttctaaaaaaaacaaacttttatcTCAAACTGTTCTTATAACAACCTCATCACACTAAGTAATCTGTACAGATCCACACAAGACAAAGATAGAAAAGAACATGCGTTACCAGTGTTGTCCTGATAATCATCACCTTCATCTGTTCTCATACGCCGAAGCTTCTTCCTCGAAATGTTACCTGCGTCAAACATCTAGGACTAAGACAAAGATACACACAAGACAAAATCTTTCTCAAACGGCGCTAAAGTTCACCCATTTCTGAAAAACCTGAATCAGACAAAACGCTTAAAATTGCTTTCCTAAGCACAGTTTCCTTTCACATAAAAACTTCAACTTTGCAGTTTATATCGTTAAAACGAAACAGAATCAAACTCACCGGTCTTGTCCTGATCATTGTTGCTGCTTGGAGCCGGTAAATCTTGATTCTCATAGTAACAAAGTCCGAAATCTGACAAATTTAACACCATCTCTCTCAAACCCCAGTTTACACTGTGCCTCTTCTAGTCTCCGCTTCTTTCTTCTCGAAGCTTCGAAGACCCAGAAAacagaaaccctagaaattgcTGTCTCAGGTGAAAAAgactcttccttttttttttttttttttttttttttttttttttttttttttttttttttttttNNNNNNNNNNNNNNNNNNNNNNNNNNNNNNNNNNNNNNNNNNNNNNNNNNNNNNNNNNNNNNNNNNNNNNNNNNNNNNNNNNNNNNNNNNNNNNNNNNNNNNNNNNNNNNNNNNNNNNNNNNNNNNNNNNNNNNNNNNNNNNNNNNNNNNNNNNNNNNNNNNNNNNNNNNNNNNNNNNNNNNNNNNNNNNNNNNNNNNNNNNNNNNNNNNNNNNNNNNNNNNNNNNNNNNNNNNNNNNNNNNNNNNNNNNNNNNNNNNNNNNNNNNNNNNNNNNNNNNNNNNNNNNNNNNNNNNNNNNNNNNNNNNNNNNNNNNNNNNNNNNNNNNNNNNNNNNNNNNNNNNNNNNNNNNNNNNNNNNNNNNNNNNNNNNNNNNNNNNNNNNNNNNNNNNNNNNNNNNNNNNNNNNNNNNNNNNNNNNNNNNNNNNNNNNNNNNNNNNNNNNNNNNNNNNNNNNNNNNNNNNNNNNNNNNNNNNNNNNNNNNNNNNNNNNNNNNNNNNNNNNNNNNNNNNNNNNNNNNNNNNNNNNNNNNNNNNNNNNNNNNNNNNNNNNNNNNNNNNNNNNNNNNNNNNNNNNNNNNNNNNNNNNNNNNNNNNNNNNNNNNNNNNNNNNNNNNNNNNNNNNNNNNNNNNNNNNNNNNNNNNNNNNNNNNNNNNNNNNNNNNNNNNNNNNNNNNNNNNNNNNNNNNNNNNNNNNNNNNNNNNtttttttttttttttttttaattctacgAAAATGTCTTAATTGAACTCTGAGAACCAGTTTGATAATTCGATTGAACTCTGTAAAAGTAAGGAACAACTGCAAATTTAGGGACTTTAAGTATTATCATATACGAATGTGGCCAAAGATTACTTGCTTTGGTCTGATTTTATTCAAGAATTGAAAATTAAAGGTTTTAACATTTTGGGTGCTTCTGATTCAGagtttcaaagaaagaagaaagtgaagcaGAGCAATACTGAAACAGAACCAGATTACTCTTGTTTTAATGCCCATGTCACAGCTTCAAGTCAGCAATCTGGTAGACTGGTGCGTTTGTATTATCCAATTCTATTGTTTGGTTTATTCTAGCTCTCTTAGACTTGTTTCATATAGAATCATGAAGCTAACCCAAGTGTTCATCCATGTTGGCTCTTTTTATCATTGAGTTGTTTTAGCTTGGTGTCATTGATTATGACACTTTTGAAACTGGTGTTTGCAGTATCTTCCACAAGATTTCACTAGCTCAAATGGTCTTATAAGGAAATGCAGCAAGAGTCCACCACAGATAGTTTCGTCAAGTGATAAACATTTTATTACATTTAGACTTGCACCAGTTGATGGCAGACATTGTAGACTGGTAAGTAAGNAACTTTGGTCATCTTCTCCTCAAAAGATCGAGTTTTAGTATTAGCCATATacaattttattaagaaaaattcgAAAACTCGGCGCGTATATGAACAGTTGAATTTGATCGAACAATAATTGATTATTAAACGTTATANTACCTGTTAAGTTTCCTACATTATTCctttattgcttttgttgaCTCTTGTTCAAAATCATCTATGTAGCGTCTTCCAATGCAATTCACGAGGGAGAATGGGATAAACAAACCTGGGAAGATATATTTGTTGGGCAAAGATGGTTCAAAGTGGCTGGCGAATCTTCTCTTGGAAAACACCAGAGGAAGAATGACTTTGGGAGATGGCTGGAAAAGTTTTGTTAAAGCAAACGGCTTAAAGACTGGTGAATCCGTTACACTCAGGTTATGTTGGGAAGACACAATTCCTGTGCTCAGTTTGTGTTCTGAAGAGTACATCACTGACACAAGAGTAGGCGGAGTAGGGTGTTCAGAAGCAAGTGAGAAAGTGCCTCTTCCCACAGAGCCTGAGACCAACAAAGATGAGAGCAGCTCGTGGAAGAGAGAGAATAATCATATGAGATGTATAGATTCAACTTCATCAAGCCAAAACCACATACTGACATTAACAATCACACCTGACAGTCTCAAACATGGTAGACTAGTAAGTTCAACAATCAACTCTTGTTCGATTTCATCCCTTCAAGAAAGGTATTGCTGAAATAACATATcctgtttatatattttatagcgTCTTCCATTGCAATTCATGGCGGAGAATAACATGGACAAGCCCGGGGAGATAACTCTTTTAGGTAAAGATGGTGCAAAGTGGCTAGTAAGTCTTCTACTAGAAAAAAGAGGGAGAATGAGTTTGGGAAAAGGCTGGAAAGATTTTGCTAAAGCAAATGGTTTAAGGACGGATGATTCCATCACGTTGGAGTTAATATGGGAAAACGCAACTCCTATTCTCCATTTGCTTCGTATAGAGTCTAGCAGTGGTAGAGGGCAAAGTGACTTTTCTAAAGAGTATCTTTCCATAGAACCTAGTAGTGGAAACAAGGCTAGAAAGTCAGATAACAACAGAGAAGAGAGCAAAAAGCATCCTCCTAGAAGTAGAGAATCATCTTCAGCAATCCAAAACCAGTTCATGGCACTAACACGTCCGTCTGGTATAATTAACCAAGGTGCTCTTCATCTTCAAACCAACGAGGTCTTCATTTATAGAAATGAAGGAGGTAATATGTTACAGATCTCAGATTTGGGACcctatttttttggtattcgAGATGTACCGGCTCCAAGCAGCAACAATGATCATGACAGAATCGGTAAGTTCGATGAATATATATCCTATGAACTGGAGTTAATCTGGAAATATGTTTTAATTGAACTTTGATATCAATATTTAGATATGATTTAATGTATATGGATTTTTTCTGATACAGGTAACATTTCAATGAAAATGCATCCGCATTTAAGAAAAGAAGCAGGCTTTTCATCATATGATGGTGATGATCACGACAATTTTGGTATAGTCAGTTCTCTTCTATTTGATTTTAGTACCATCATTACTTGCTTTGGTGAAATTGTTTCACATGTGGTTTTAACATGTGGGGTGTTTCTGATACAGAGGGTCCAAGTAAgaagagagtgaggaagaacaatccagaaacagaggaaaattaCTCATCAGACCACTCTCGTTTTGGAGCCCATGTCACAACAACTTCGAATCTACACACAAATGAACTGGTGTGTTACAAAATCTCAGTTTATTTTACTTCTGCATTAACTGAAATCTCATGCAAAAGTTTTTGCATATTCATTAGCTGTTTTGGTGTTCGTACAGTTGAGTCAAGTTctgttgaagtaaaaaaaaatcaaaccaacgAAACTTGAATCTGGTTTTTGTTGATTGTAACATCTTGTTTAACTATATGAGCTTCGTCTGTTTACTTCAGTTTGGTTGTTAACTGAAGcaaaacctttttatttattttgtttgattcataTGGTTTATTACTATTTTCTTATTGATTCATGAACCTAACCAAAATGATCTTTCACGTTGGCAATATTACCATCCTATAGCGGCTAGCAGCAAAAGAGTCTCTTCCCATAGGGCCTAGCGTGGAAAAAAAGATCAGTGAAGGTGAAAACAgcaaagacaaaaacaacatgGTGGAGAGCAGCTCA from Camelina sativa cultivar DH55 chromosome 9, Cs, whole genome shotgun sequence encodes:
- the LOC104715931 gene encoding LOW QUALITY PROTEIN: B3 domain-containing protein At2g24670-like (The sequence of the model RefSeq protein was modified relative to this genomic sequence to represent the inferred CDS: deleted 2 bases in 1 codon), with translation MLIEEEEVSKDVEAAETLLIMKSSKPTREEYRRLRLRMLNHAEWRRSFRRNESSSSTTIATGSSTVDMESMHKEEDLNDTRNLHNLPPRFPLKERKSKKAKGSTEPFKSQVRNPTPEWLIRLMREKNDGDEEDNSKKIIDKALTKTDVVANNNRLSIPISQIVELDFLNHAEELIIENDANRLPKVGVNAILLATYRTEVKEYIMRLKLWMMGDCPVYNLVTNWNQVVKDFSLESKDQISLWSFRSEDQLYFVIVPFSAE
- the LOC104715933 gene encoding B3 domain-containing protein REM-like 1, encoding MWPKITCFEFQRKKKVKQSNTETEPDYSCFNAHVTASSQQSGRLYLPQDFTSSNGLIRKCSKSPPQIVSSSDKHFITFRLAPVDGRHCRLRLPMQFTRENGINKPGKIYLLGKDGSKWLANLLLENTRGRMTLGDGWKSFVKANGLKTGESVTLRLCWEDTIPVLSLCSEEYITDTRVGGVGCSEASEKVPLPTEPETNKDESSSWKRENNHMRCIDSTSSSQNHILTLTITPDSLKHGRLRLPLQFMAENNMDKPGEITLLGKDGAKWLVSLLLEKRGRMSLGKGWKDFAKANGLRTDDSITLELIWENATPILHLLRIESSSGRGQSDFSKEYLSIEPSSGNKARKSDNNREESKKHPPRSRESSSAIQNQFMALTRPSGIINQGALHLQTNEVFIYRNEGGNMLQISDLGPYFFGIRDVPAPSSNNDHDRIGNISMKMHPHLRKEAGFSSYDGDDHDNFEGPSKKRVRKNNPETEENYSSDHSRFGAHVTTTSNLHTNELRLAAKESLPIGPSVEKKISEGENSKDKNNMVESSSCGREENHLRCIASISPRQNRFLTLTITPDSLRHGRLRLPLEFMTENNMNKPGEITLLGKNGAKWLVSLLLERRGRMSLGKGWKNFAKENGLKTGDSITFESIGQNASHVLSLLYIESSTVRGQSDFPKESHFTNREERNSRELEKRTYCPRIQNSSSDIQNRFVTLTLTPEDVRDGTLHLPSKFMRINGINKPGQITLLGRGGMKWFAYLLPRDGTVVLGNGWKGFCEANGVMLGESFILEFIPKEDTNHVFNFYSI